From the Burkholderia glumae LMG 2196 = ATCC 33617 genome, one window contains:
- a CDS encoding hydroxyethylthiazole kinase: MTRQISWADAAVRAELAALQRARPFVYGLTNYIAANLSANVLLAVGGAPAIGAALDWPTRFAAAAAGLWINGAALVSSAPDTLEAAACSAHEAGTPWVLDPVAFGAGSPEYDAALQRLLRYKPTAIRGNASELIALAGGNAGAKGVESTARSDEAIAVIKRFAKESGAVMAVSGEVDYVTDGDTLLAVSGGDLRLTRVTGAGCALAALIAGLLANARSPLEATAAAHAIYKIAAQRAASARGTGSFAVAFVDELSLLDPAA, from the coding sequence ATGACTCGGCAAATTTCATGGGCTGACGCGGCGGTGCGCGCCGAACTGGCGGCACTGCAGCGAGCCCGGCCGTTCGTCTATGGCCTGACCAACTACATTGCGGCCAATCTCAGCGCAAACGTGCTGTTGGCCGTGGGCGGCGCGCCGGCCATCGGCGCCGCGCTCGACTGGCCGACCCGCTTCGCTGCGGCGGCGGCCGGGCTGTGGATCAACGGCGCCGCGCTCGTCAGCAGCGCGCCGGACACGCTCGAGGCGGCCGCATGCTCGGCGCACGAGGCAGGCACGCCGTGGGTGCTCGATCCGGTGGCGTTCGGGGCCGGCAGCCCCGAGTACGACGCGGCCCTGCAACGGCTGCTGCGTTACAAGCCAACCGCAATCCGCGGCAATGCAAGCGAGCTGATCGCGCTCGCGGGCGGCAATGCCGGTGCCAAGGGCGTGGAGAGCACCGCGCGCTCCGACGAGGCGATCGCGGTGATCAAGCGCTTCGCGAAAGAGAGCGGTGCGGTGATGGCCGTCAGCGGGGAAGTGGATTACGTGACCGACGGCGACACGCTGCTTGCCGTCAGCGGCGGCGACCTGCGCCTCACCCGTGTCACCGGCGCCGGCTGCGCGCTTGCCGCTTTGATCGCGGGCTTGCTGGCGAATGCCCGCTCCCCGCTCGAGGCCACGGCAGCGGCGCACGCGATCTACAAGATAGCGGCGCAACGCGCCGCATCGGCACGCGGCACCGGCTCGTTTGCCGTGGCCTTCGTCGACGAACTGTCCTTGCTCGACCCGGCCGCCTGA
- a CDS encoding glycoside hydrolase family 28 protein, with translation MKGKLSMRAALALSTFAALAAQSPAQAGTCTPQWSSSASSNTSNLQAAIKSCSASGTSSSPGLVDLTANNGVSTAVITSVTLASNIVLKLEKGFTLKGSPNQSADSAMLTGSGLSNVTITGTGAIDGDGQSYWTAAVGGNNTARPKLIAIAGSNLNIGSNFTDAGKSQSIVSFPTSSNATDNALIIRNSPKEQLVIESGSKNVTIDGVWIYANPKRNASGDDLAPNTDAIDLIGTQTATVKNCLLDTGDDDIAIKSNSGGAATSNVNISQCVVGGGHGISIGGQEAAGTTLAQPGVSQVTVSNVQFSGTDYGYRIKTDQTSKDSGATTGVTYKNTCMRNVQQPFLFTYAYASGTGGALPIIANVTIDNIIATATKQQGAIVGLSNDLMGVPSSGNTGITMTNTRISGGSAFSVTNGELQLGSHSSVTTSVGTNGTVKPITSDSGATVSCPSSITIPAQL, from the coding sequence ATGAAAGGGAAACTCAGCATGCGCGCGGCACTGGCGCTGTCCACCTTCGCCGCGCTCGCAGCACAGAGCCCGGCGCAGGCCGGCACCTGCACGCCGCAGTGGAGCAGTTCGGCAAGCAGCAACACCAGCAACCTGCAGGCCGCCATCAAGAGCTGCTCGGCCAGCGGCACCAGCAGCAGCCCCGGGCTGGTCGACCTGACCGCCAACAACGGCGTGTCGACGGCGGTCATCACGAGCGTGACGCTCGCCAGCAATATCGTGCTGAAGCTGGAGAAGGGCTTCACGCTGAAAGGCTCGCCGAACCAGTCCGCCGACAGCGCGATGTTGACCGGCAGCGGCCTGAGCAACGTCACGATCACCGGCACCGGCGCGATCGACGGCGACGGCCAGTCCTACTGGACGGCCGCAGTCGGTGGCAACAACACGGCACGGCCCAAGCTGATCGCGATCGCCGGCTCGAACCTCAATATCGGCTCGAACTTCACCGATGCCGGAAAATCGCAGTCGATCGTCAGCTTCCCGACCTCGTCCAACGCCACCGACAATGCGCTCATCATCCGCAACTCGCCCAAGGAGCAACTGGTCATCGAGTCGGGCTCCAAGAACGTGACGATCGACGGCGTGTGGATCTACGCCAACCCGAAGCGCAACGCCAGCGGCGACGATCTCGCCCCCAACACCGACGCGATCGACCTGATCGGCACCCAGACCGCGACGGTGAAGAACTGCCTGCTCGACACCGGCGACGACGATATCGCCATCAAGTCGAACTCGGGCGGCGCGGCCACCTCGAATGTCAACATCAGCCAATGCGTCGTGGGCGGCGGACACGGCATCTCGATCGGCGGCCAGGAAGCGGCCGGCACCACGCTCGCGCAGCCCGGCGTGTCGCAGGTGACCGTCAGCAACGTGCAGTTCAGCGGCACGGACTACGGCTACCGCATCAAGACCGACCAGACCTCGAAGGACAGCGGCGCGACCACCGGCGTCACCTACAAGAACACCTGCATGCGCAACGTGCAGCAGCCCTTCCTGTTCACTTACGCCTACGCATCCGGCACCGGCGGCGCGCTGCCGATCATCGCCAACGTCACGATCGACAACATCATCGCCACGGCCACCAAGCAGCAAGGCGCCATCGTCGGGCTGTCGAACGACCTGATGGGCGTGCCGAGTTCGGGCAATACCGGCATCACCATGACGAACACCCGGATCAGCGGCGGCAGCGCCTTCTCGGTCACGAACGGTGAACTGCAACTGGGCAGCCATAGCAGTGTGACGACCTCGGTCGGCACGAACGGCACGGTGAAGCCGATCACGTCCGACAGCGGCGCCACGGTGTCCTGCCCGAGCAGCATCACGATACCGGCGCAGCTCTGA
- a CDS encoding aromatic alcohol reductase has product MNQNDPDSMSQNILVLGAGELGLPVLRHLARRAKHVDGAKISVLLRASALESGAPGKRKDLAEIQGLGIETVAGDLVKHSITELAEVFARYDTVIGCAGYAAGIDTPMKLARAALQAGIPRYFPWQFGVDFDVIGRGSPQDIFDAQLDVRELLRSQHRTEWVIVSTGMFMSYLFEPDFGVVDLQNDTVHALGSLDTAVTLTTPDDIGALTAAIVFAQPRIRNEIVYLAGDTVTYGEVADKLQAALGRPFRRCAWSEQYLLDELARDPHNMMRKYRAAFAQGRGVAWDKSGTFNHRHAVPVTDLASWIESNLTSRRSA; this is encoded by the coding sequence ATGAACCAAAATGATCCCGATTCCATGTCGCAAAACATCCTCGTGCTCGGCGCCGGCGAACTCGGCCTCCCGGTGCTGCGCCATCTCGCGCGCCGCGCGAAGCACGTGGATGGCGCGAAGATCAGCGTGCTGTTGCGCGCAAGTGCCCTCGAGTCCGGTGCGCCCGGCAAGCGAAAGGATCTCGCGGAAATCCAAGGTCTTGGGATCGAGACGGTCGCGGGCGATCTGGTGAAGCATTCCATCACCGAGCTTGCCGAAGTATTCGCACGATATGACACGGTCATCGGTTGCGCGGGCTATGCCGCCGGCATCGACACGCCAATGAAGCTGGCGCGGGCGGCCCTGCAGGCAGGCATCCCGAGATACTTCCCATGGCAGTTCGGGGTCGATTTCGACGTGATCGGTCGCGGCAGTCCGCAGGACATCTTCGACGCGCAACTGGACGTGCGCGAGTTGTTGCGCAGTCAGCATCGGACCGAGTGGGTGATCGTCTCGACCGGCATGTTCATGAGCTACCTGTTCGAGCCGGACTTCGGTGTCGTCGATCTGCAAAACGACACCGTTCACGCCCTGGGCAGCCTCGATACCGCCGTGACGCTGACCACGCCCGATGATATCGGCGCGCTGACCGCCGCGATCGTGTTCGCGCAACCGCGTATCCGGAACGAGATCGTGTATCTGGCCGGCGACACCGTGACTTACGGGGAAGTCGCCGACAAGCTGCAAGCCGCCCTCGGCCGCCCCTTCCGCCGTTGCGCCTGGAGCGAGCAGTACCTGCTGGACGAACTGGCGCGCGATCCGCACAACATGATGCGCAAGTATCGCGCGGCTTTTGCTCAAGGGCGGGGTGTCGCATGGGACAAGAGCGGGACCTTCAATCACCGGCACGCCGTCCCGGTCACCGATCTGGCGTCGTGGATCGAATCGAACCTCACTTCGCGCCGCAGCGCGTAA
- a CDS encoding NADP-dependent oxidoreductase encodes MDGMKAWRIHRFGGRAALQCDEVELPVPMPTDVRVRVSAAGLNPVDLKTSKGHYPLVKEDALPHTLGRDCAGVVDQVGSAVTGWRPGDEVMGFVGQREGTFAGQVCVAADALARRPAKADLPVAGALPLAALTAWQGLVEHGRLMPGQRVLIHAASGGVGHLAVQFARRLGAHVIATASGDGAAFVRGLGADEVIDYRRQRFEDVVHDVDLVYDLLGGETQARSWKVLRQGGTLVSTLTQPSEERAAQHGARAIRYLTRPDGAALAQIGAWLDEGEVAMTLVDSFGFDALPEAFARLEAGHLYGKLALRCAA; translated from the coding sequence ATGGATGGGATGAAAGCATGGCGGATCCACCGTTTCGGTGGCCGCGCGGCCTTGCAGTGCGACGAGGTCGAACTGCCGGTGCCCATGCCGACCGACGTGCGGGTGCGCGTGAGCGCGGCCGGCCTGAATCCGGTCGACCTGAAAACCAGCAAGGGGCACTATCCGTTGGTGAAGGAGGACGCGCTGCCCCACACGCTTGGCCGCGATTGCGCGGGCGTGGTCGACCAGGTCGGCTCGGCCGTCACCGGCTGGCGGCCCGGCGACGAGGTGATGGGCTTTGTCGGCCAGCGCGAGGGCACCTTCGCCGGGCAGGTCTGCGTGGCCGCCGACGCGCTGGCCCGGCGTCCCGCGAAGGCGGATCTGCCGGTGGCCGGTGCGCTGCCGCTCGCCGCGCTGACGGCATGGCAGGGACTCGTCGAGCATGGCCGGCTGATGCCTGGCCAGCGCGTGCTGATTCACGCGGCGTCGGGCGGGGTCGGCCATCTGGCGGTCCAGTTCGCGCGACGTCTGGGCGCGCACGTGATCGCGACCGCGTCGGGCGACGGCGCCGCTTTCGTGCGCGGGCTCGGCGCCGACGAGGTAATCGATTATCGCCGGCAGCGTTTCGAGGACGTGGTGCACGACGTCGATCTCGTCTACGACCTGTTGGGAGGCGAAACGCAGGCGCGCTCGTGGAAGGTGCTCCGCCAGGGCGGCACGCTGGTCTCGACCCTGACGCAGCCGAGCGAGGAGCGGGCGGCCCAGCATGGCGCCCGGGCGATCCGCTACCTCACGCGGCCGGACGGCGCCGCGCTGGCGCAGATCGGTGCCTGGCTCGACGAGGGGGAGGTCGCCATGACGCTCGTCGACAGTTTCGGCTTCGACGCGCTGCCCGAGGCGTTCGCGCGGCTCGAGGCCGGGCACCTGTACGGCAAGCTGGCGCTGAGGTGCGCCGCGTGA